Below is a genomic region from Astatotilapia calliptera chromosome 2, fAstCal1.2, whole genome shotgun sequence.
AGGAGGTTCAACCTGCCTCAGGAGGTGATGATCTATTCAACTCTGGAATAATCCAGTTTGTTCTCTGCTCACTCATGTCGGTATTGTTTGGATCAGCATCCATGCAGGACAAGAACAGACTATGATGGACAGTGAagtctgcaggaaaaacaaatccaGAGTCAGGACACAAGCAGGCAATATCACTCCATACCCTCTGGTAGGTGCTACAGAGCACCGTTTGCCCAAAAAAGCAGCCATCTGTACAGTTCCTTTCCACAGGCCATCACTCTGATAAACATTTAGGACACTCACATAGTCTCTGTATTTAAAACATCCACCATACCTGATGCTGAATCAAAgcatactgtatatactgttcTGTCCTGTTGTACATAGCTATATGccgtatatatatttatagtcaATCCTCAtggatatactgtatatatactaACTAGCTGTCCATCTCTTATTTATTCCAACAGATTTGCACTCTGCAACTTTGGACTATAAATATGCCATAAATGTATTATTGTCTGTGCCGTGTTGGTGTCATGTTGTTACTCTGCTTGTACGTTGGCTACTCTGTCATGTACACTGAGTGCAAAAACTCCTTGTATGTGTACACATACTTGATCAATAAAGCTGATTCTGACTCTTGTGTCGTGAGCGTCTATTTGGCTAAAACTCGTTCTCGTTCTCCTCAGCGCATGACGGTAGGTGGCAGAGTTTGGGACATTGAAGCTAAGTCAAAGCGTAGAAGAAGAATCTTCGTTGTAGCGGCAATGAAAGAACAGCGTGCTACTTCCAAACAGAAGTAAAGTCTACCTTAGCTGCAACAACTTTAAAGTAAAGCGCGAGCATAAATCACAATTAAGACGAGACTTGTAGGACTCTGCCTGGAACATGGCTTTGGTTTGTGCAAGTAGGTGAAGCTGAATTCATTGATATGACGGAGGCCGGTTAGCACGGTACCGCGCTAATGCTGCTAGCTGATTTAGCTAGCGTTAGCGGCCATGCAGCACCGCCTTCTGCTTTTATATAGTTCAGCgagctctctttttttaattgtgtgtttatttaaattgcTGGTAGTTATGTGGTGTTAAAAAGCCGGAACTGAACTCTTTTACAGTTTCTAATGAAGTGCCAGAGCACCCGTGCGTCTCTCCGGTGTCCAACCAGGTGTTTGAACGGAGGCTGATCGAGAAGTACATCGCAGAGAATGGGACGGACCCGATGAACGGACAGCCGCTGTCCGAGGAGCAGCTCGTAGACATCAAAGGTGGGTTTCTGGGTGTTTTCTATAAGTCAATAGACCGTAATAAAGCTCATACAGAGTAATGCTACTTCCGTGAGAGAGGTCGTTATCAGTGGCATGATGCTCGGCTTTGGTTTAGTAGGCTGAAGTTTGCAGGCGTGTTGCATTGTACTGTATTGTATCTATCatataaaaaaaccaaacaataccTGAAAAATTCAAGTGAAGCGGAAAAATAAAACCTTCCAAACAaatcaacttttattttcaacttcagAAGAAGCAAAATATTCtacgttttaattttatttgtgtggCCTTCAGGGGTGAAGCAAACCTCGATTGGTGTTCGTGAACTACTCTTTGTGATATTCATAGAAACATAGAACATTATCAAGATTTAtatatgaaaagaaaatcagtgcGTCATATGCCCTTAAATACTCAAATCTCATTGCAAATAAGCCTTGATAAGTTACTGAAGAGGTTTCCTGTCTTTTAGTGGCTCATCCTATTAGACCAAAGGCACCATCGGCAACCAGTATTCCTGCCATTCTCAAGTCCCTTCAAGATGAATGGGTAAGTCCTGTAAACTCTGAGATATCAAAGAACAGAGCACTTTATACTGTATCTATTGTAtgtatcattttgtttttaaattgatttttctTATTAATGTTTAACACTACATCAACaacacattacacacacacaacatttaAGAACCTTTAAACAAGTAGGGAGTCAGCTATTAATCAATcaatataaattaataataataataataatggattggatttatatagcgcttttcaaggcacccaaagcgctttacaattccactattgattcactctcacattcacacactggtggaggcagctacagttgtagccacagctgccctggggcagactgacagaagcgaggctgccatatcgcgccttcggcccctctggccaacaccagtaggcagtagggtaaagtgtcttgcccaaggacacaacgaccaggacagagagcccggggctcgaaccgacgaccttctggttacagatccgtttcccaaccccctgagccacggttgcCCCAAATTAGTTATAAATATGTAGAAGTAAAATCAATCTGTAGGGTGTTACATAGTTTAACAATTAAAAGTGTGTTACAGTGCACCATTTATCCCTCTCTGGCAGTTTTTAACAACAGGACAGTTGTTTtgggtttattttgtttgtttgttttcaattgTGCATTGTATGATGGGTCACAACACATTATTATAAATCTAATCTGTGCCACAAAATAATAATCTAATGGAAGATTTGCCCCTTTCCTTTGTTGAATTGCAAGTTTTGTGACAAACCCTGGGTCTTTAGAATcaattttaattcatttctaTTAGTAGAGGATcaaaaaatatgtttgtttggtACATTGATTTAAATAACTTGAATTCTTTAGCTGAGACCAAAAAAGCGAATTCGATCTTGTTATCctccttttttcatttaaacacaTATTCCAGtgagtctgtttgtttttgtttgtttatcttccttttttaaaatttgtgaaATAATACATGTGCTCCTTTCTCACTTTTTCCTTTTGATATCTGTTCTAGGATGCTGTAATGCTTCATAGTTTCACCTTGCGGCAGCAGCTGCAGACTACTCGCCAAGAACTTTCACATGCCCTCTATCAGCACGATGCCGCCTGCAGAGTCATCGCTCGACTCACCAAAGAGGTCACAGCTGCAAGAGAAGGTGGGTCGACAGCAGTTTGGGTTTCTACACAGTTATGAAACATGTAGAAATGGCTTTAATGTGATCGTCTGGTCCAAATGAACCTGGATTCATTGatattatgtgtgtgttttatttattttaatgagttGATTTCTTCTTTCCACAGCTCTTGCCACGCTCAAACCCCAGGCCGGATTGGTTGCCCCTCAGGCAGTGCCCGCCTCtcagccagctgcagcagtgaGTAGCTGGGCTTTATTTTCAGCTGATAAGACAATGATCAGACTGACAAATCATGCCATTTAAACAATATTTAATTCTGCCTTTTTTACACCAGGGGGCTGGTGGAGAGCCTATGGAGATTAGTGAACAAGTGGGAATGACTCCAGAAATCATCCAGAAGGTaatattgatttcttttttttaaattgatttttttttaccattatgACCTTTGTCATAATTGCTTgatggttttaaatgtgcttttttctgtttgcagcTCCAAGACAAGGCTACTATCCTCactacagagagaaagaaggtaTTATATTTCTCTTGTATTTAGCTGCTAATGTGCAAACACTTGTTTTACTTGTTTTGCCACAAGCTCTGTTTGTGCATAATTTACTCTCGCTCTCATTTAATTGCTTTACTGTGGTTCTCTACAGAGAGGCAAAACTGTCCCAGAGGATCTGGTTAGAGCCGAGGATCTTGGCAAATACCGCCAAGTGGCCTCCCATGCTGTAAGTATAGATTGTGCAGGATCACGAGGATGCGTTTGTTTCACAGAGCGATCCAATGTATCAACATTCTCTCTTATGTTGCTTTCAGGGTCTTCATAGTGCCAGTGTGCCGGGTATTCTGTCTCTGGATCTGTGTCCCTCAGACACCAACAAAGTGCTCACCGGTACACTGAATCAATCTTTCATTCTGTATTTCATTTGCTGGGATGCCAGACAAAGAATCTGATATTAAACCTGTTCTATCTCCCAGGTGGAGCTGATAAGAACGTGGTGGTGTTTGACAAGAACGAAGAGCAGATCGTGGCAACGCTTAAGGGTCACACCAAGAAGGTTACCTCTGTCATTTACCACCCATCTCAGGTAACATGTCCTCTGAGAACCTAAATGCAAACATTCACCTCCATTTTAATGGAGATGTGACTAACACGATTGTTCCTTTAATCCGTTGTTCCTCACTCGCTTGCTGTCTTTTCTCTTCTAGTCTGTGGTCTTCTCCGCCTCTCCAGACACCACCATCCGTGTGTGGTCTGTCACCGGGGGCAACTGTGTGCAGGTGGTGCGTGCTCACGAGGGAGGCGTCACTGGTCTCTCTCTTCATGCTACTGGAGACTACCTGCTCAGCTCCTCTGAGGATCAGGTGCGTGCTTGAAATTACCGACAGGCCATGAACTTAATCACTGAATGATCGACCTTTTTGCCATTAAACTGCTTCACCGCTCTAACTCTTATTATTTTTATCCTGTAGTACTGGGCCTTTTCTGATATCCAGACGGGCAGAGTCCTCACCAAAGTTACTGATGAAAGTGCTGGCTGTGGTAAGTTTCTCTTTGCTTGCTTAATGCGTTTGATAGTCATAATAACAGTCCTCTTCCAGGCATAATGTTTCTGATTGCACCCCTCAGCTCTCACATGCGCTCAGTTCCACCCTGATGGTCTCATTTTTGGCACTGGTACTGCGGACTCCCAGATTAAGATTTGGGATCTGAAGGAGCGCACCAACGTGGCCAACTTCCCCGGTCACTCTGGACCTGTCACCTCCATTGCTTTCTCTGAGAACGGATACTATCTGGCCACAGGTGAGACTGACTTGATAGCATTTTTTGCGTAGATTAGCCGTCAGTCTGTAATGTGCATAAACTTGTAGAgctgcatgaacattttctttaGAGTATCAAAAGTGACTTGTGCATCAATGACTTGCATAGTTTTGGAGATTTCCCCGTGTCTTCAGCCTTACAAGAATAAAAATGGTGTGCCAATAGAAAAAAATTAACTTATCCTCGTTTGCTCCAGGTGCCCAGGACAGCTCTCTGAAACTGTGGGATTTGAGGAAGCTGAAGAACTTCAAGACCATTACTCTGGACAACAACTATGAGGTAAGAAATTTGGGATTTCTTCTTTCTAAAGGAATTTTTTAAGTGTTTGAGAAATAGTCTTAGCATCACCTGTAGGCTGTCATTGCACGCAGAGATAAATGGCTGTGGATGAAAAGTTGCATGTATAATTGTCAGGGTGCTGGTGGGTGGATTGTTTTAACTTCAGAAAGAACCAGATTATCAGTTTTTCCACTGCgttctctttatttttactaagcCGAACTCCAGCGTTTCACTGTGGACCAGCTTTGAAGTTGTCCAACCCATCTTAGGTTTGCTTCTGAGCCTAAtccattcattttttgtttcagGTGAAGTCCCTTGTGTTTGATCAGAGTGGTACCTACCTGGCTGTAGGAGGGTCTGACATCCGTGTCTACATCTGCAAGCAGTGGTCTGAGGTCCTCAACTTCACCGGtatgaagacaaacaaaaaaaagtcaaatctcTTTCGAGATTTTCAACTAGTATGCACGTGACATTTACCCctgatctttttcttttcaaccaTAGACCATACAGGATTGGTGACTGGGGTGGCCTTTGGAGAGAATGCCCGGTTCCTGACTTCTACAGCAATGGACAGAAGCCTCAAATTTTAcagtttgtaaaaaataaaagcagaaattcaAGATGAGGGGAGGAGGGCAACTAAGACGAGAACAGTCTG
It encodes:
- the prpf19 gene encoding pre-mRNA-processing factor 19; translation: MALVCAISNEVPEHPCVSPVSNQVFERRLIEKYIAENGTDPMNGQPLSEEQLVDIKVAHPIRPKAPSATSIPAILKSLQDEWDAVMLHSFTLRQQLQTTRQELSHALYQHDAACRVIARLTKEVTAAREALATLKPQAGLVAPQAVPASQPAAAGAGGEPMEISEQVGMTPEIIQKLQDKATILTTERKKRGKTVPEDLVRAEDLGKYRQVASHAGLHSASVPGILSLDLCPSDTNKVLTGGADKNVVVFDKNEEQIVATLKGHTKKVTSVIYHPSQSVVFSASPDTTIRVWSVTGGNCVQVVRAHEGGVTGLSLHATGDYLLSSSEDQYWAFSDIQTGRVLTKVTDESAGCALTCAQFHPDGLIFGTGTADSQIKIWDLKERTNVANFPGHSGPVTSIAFSENGYYLATGAQDSSLKLWDLRKLKNFKTITLDNNYEVKSLVFDQSGTYLAVGGSDIRVYICKQWSEVLNFTDHTGLVTGVAFGENARFLTSTAMDRSLKFYSL